The Paramisgurnus dabryanus chromosome 3, PD_genome_1.1, whole genome shotgun sequence genome includes a window with the following:
- the LOC135733691 gene encoding nucleotide-binding oligomerization domain-containing protein 1-like, whose protein sequence is MAKVSTTGKTCSMACAQQSAAEYLQTCRCKLVTHMENYPLIIENLYQQKVFNDHDVDAFKAERTEFDKARCILDWVIKKGQKASYELLRILDFTRRRTLHPDLHHWISCFSFREDADTVYLLGTKPCQNYQIQLKKKAEDILKKQWQQNGKYLQNKKEANFIYVPLVLETDAVVKTAHCKIKTKCKKFRKLRPKKLRSYIPDKQEALTPEDLLKWKDKNILLIGKPGIGKTTVVQQILKTWTDKDDKEPDYMFYFDESVLSHSSNLVNLESFLFDMNLKPNEKDRKEIFQDIEENSENVVIVFDGISCFHKHFILKKIMNRELLPEAKIIITCRSELEDDPLYSDWCSHKVYVQGFSEESIRNYYQMMLGHNPDLLNVVLNNQELFSLSYVPVYAFMTAVFFLFKNDTELKHSHTVTEMYIHILRDALKKHGRKTLGQIDQYISEIKEQLYFMMKNAFSETEQKSLNLPEISGDQTDICSVFLKTITIRDSPTSAVTHCAFLHNTMQEFFSALWLLGNPDEIEKVLKLCQTEENKHMRYVLHFLCGLLGEHNIKLLKSLFPEDQMKKTSDWLIKKLLDTFLQPQNDDTDIDLLYVCQCLYELQSSKACLMFLEKMNHQLEPDVNLDPHQCCALSYVISQSRDKEVYLNLEDCTVSDTGMKLILSCSPKIRIKLWDEPLKEIKCLLQFFHKVSQCKQKQQKDEITTSCCCTYFDPNPYKRPDLNRALLDLYCHVKDYETQTGRSFLPALQSVYIQSAPHVWIINLSERKSSILLEVLKLQTEKKPVVRN, encoded by the exons ATGGCCAAGGTGTCAACG ACTGGAAAGACCTGCAGCATGGCCTGTGCACAACAATCTGCTGCTGAGTACCTGCAAACATGCAGGTGTAAACTGGTGACTCATATGGAAAATTATCCTCTCATCATTGAGAATCTTTATCAGCAGAAGGTTTTCAATGATCATGATGTTGATGCTTTCAAAGCAGAGAGGACAGAGTTTGATAAAGCCAGATGTATACTGGACTGGGTCATTAAGAAAGGGCAAAAGGCCAGTTATGAATTACTCAGGATTTTGGATTTCACCCGGAGGAGGACTCTACATCCTGATTTACATCACTGGATAAGTTGTTTTTCTTTCAGGGAAGATGCAGACACTGTATACTTACTTG GGACAAAGCCCTGTCAAAACTACCAGATACAGCTGAAGAAGAAAGCAGAAGATATCCTGAAGAAACAGTGGCAACAGAACGGCAAATATCTGCAAAACAAGAAAGAAGCAAACTTCATTTACGTACCTCTTGTTCTAGAGACAGACGCTGTGGTGAAAACTGCTCactgcaaaataaaaacaaagtgtAAAAAATTTAGAAAACTGCGTCCCAAAAAGCTGCGATCTTACATCCCTGATAAACAAGAAGCACTTACACCCGAAGATCTGCTGAAGTGGAAAGACAAAAACATCCTGCTGATTGGTAAACCTGGAATAGGAAAGACAACAGTTGTCCAGCAGATACTGAAAACTTGGACAGATAAAGATGATAAAGAGCCAGACTACATGTTTTACTTTGATGAAAGTGTTTTGTCTCACAGTTCAAACCTGGTGAACTTAGAATCCTTTTTGTTTGACATGAATTTAAAACCAAATGAGAAAGACAGAAAAGAAATATTTCAAGATATTGAAGAAAACTCTGAGAATGTTGTCATTGTGTTTGATGGTATCAGTTGTTTTCACAAACATTTCATCCTGAAGAAGATCATGAACCGTGAACTTCTACCCGAGGCAAAGATCATAATAACATGCAGATCAGAGCTGGAAGATGATCCTCTTTATTCTGACTGGTGCTCACACAAAGTGTATGTTCAGGGATTCAGTGAAGAGTCTATCAGAAACTACTATCAGATGATGTTGGGTCATAATCCTGATCTTCTGAATGTTGTGTTGAACAATCAAGAGCTGTTCAGTCTTAGCTATGTGCCAGTGTATGCGTTCATGACTGCAGTCTTCTTTCTCTTTAAAAATGACACCGAGCTCAAACATTCACACACAGTGACGGAAATGTACATCCACATCTTACGTGATGCTTTGAAGAAACATGGGAGAAAAACACTTGGACAAATAGATCAATATATAAGTGAGATCAAAGAGCAGCTTTATTTCATGATGAAAAATGCATTCAGTGAGACTGAGCAGAAAAGCCTGAACCTTCCAGAGATCAGCGGTGATCAAACAGACATTTGTTCTGTGTTTCTAAAAACGATCACAATAAGAGACAGTCCAACATCTGCAGTGACACACTGTGCATTTCTTCACAACACAATGCAGGAATTCTTCTCCGCTTTGTGGCTTCTCGGGAATCCGGATGAAATTGAGAAAGTCCTGAAACTCTGTCAGACTGAGGAGAATAAACACATGAGATATGTTCTTCATTTCCTCTGTGGACTTCTGGGTGAACATAACATCAAACTCCTCAAGAGTCTTTTCCCAGAGGATCAGATGAAGAAAACATCAGATTGGTTGATTAAGAAACTTTTGGACACTTTCCTTCAGCCTCAGAATGATGATACAGACATTGATCTTCTCTATGTGTGTCAGTGTTTGTATGAGCTTCAGTCATCTAAAGCTTGTTTAATGTTCCTGGAGAAGATGAACCATCAGCTGGAACCTGATGTGAATCTGGATCCTCATCAGTGTTGTGCTTTGTCTTATGTGATCAGTCAATCCAGAGATAAAGAGGTTTATCTGAATTTGGAGGACTGCACCGTCTCTGACACAGGAATGAAGTTGATTCTCTCCTGCTCACCAAAGATCAG AATTAAACTTTGGGATGAACCACTAAaggaaataaaatgtttactacAGTTCTTCCATAAAGTATCACAGTGCAAACAGAAACAGCAGAAAGATGAAATTACAACATCTTGCTGTTGCACCTACTTTGATCCAAATCCCTATAAAAGACCAGATCTGAACCGAGCACTGCTGGATCTTTACTGTCATGTGAAGGACTATGAGACTCAAACAGGCAGGAGTTTCCTTCCAGCATTACAGTCAGTTTATATACAGTCAGCACCTCATGTCTGGATCATAAATCTCTCAGAGAGAAAGTCCTCCATCCTCCTGGAAGTGCTGAAGCTTCAAACAGAGAAGAAACCAGTAGTTAGAAACTAA